The following are from one region of the Polyangiaceae bacterium genome:
- a CDS encoding phosphatase PAP2 family protein yields the protein MLTPATQQPTRDPALRVAGLLVLGLLGLFGVLASSAGSPGVLSAWDQRLIQLLRGADLATPAGPPWLLGVLQQFSSLGSGPVVALLVGVVLGYLVLIRHQRTALVFLVCVLAAAFTTYLLKGAIQRPRPLVMHAAFALDAYSFPSGHSLISATVYPTLGTLLGRIVASRRARVYCMTVAALLTLLIGFSRVYLGRHYPTDVLAGWCLGLVWSVVAWGLFRRLQQAGVVAAPGTEDAPE from the coding sequence GTGCTCACGCCTGCGACTCAACAGCCTACCCGAGATCCTGCGCTGCGGGTCGCCGGCTTGTTGGTGCTCGGGCTCTTGGGCTTGTTTGGCGTATTGGCGAGCAGCGCTGGCAGTCCTGGCGTGCTGAGCGCTTGGGATCAGCGGTTGATTCAGCTGCTTCGCGGCGCGGATCTGGCGACGCCCGCTGGTCCACCCTGGCTGCTCGGAGTCCTCCAGCAGTTCTCGTCGCTGGGCAGCGGACCGGTGGTGGCGCTCCTCGTCGGCGTCGTGCTCGGGTACCTGGTGTTGATCCGGCACCAGCGCACGGCGCTCGTCTTCTTGGTGTGCGTGTTGGCAGCTGCCTTCACGACCTACCTGCTGAAGGGCGCCATCCAGCGACCGCGACCGCTCGTGATGCACGCCGCGTTCGCCTTGGACGCCTACTCATTTCCGAGCGGACATTCCCTGATCTCGGCGACCGTGTACCCGACCCTCGGCACGTTGCTCGGCCGTATCGTGGCAAGTCGAAGGGCTAGGGTCTACTGCATGACGGTGGCTGCGCTGCTGACGCTGCTCATCGGATTCAGCCGTGTGTACCTTGGTCGTCATTACCCCACGGATGTGCTCGCGGGTTGGTGCCTGGGTCTCGTCTGGTCCGTCGTTGCGTGGGGCTTGTTCCGCCGCCTGCAACAAGCAGGGGTGGTCGCGGCGCCCGGAACCGAAGACGCGCCAGAGTGA
- a CDS encoding DUF1266 domain-containing protein, whose product MLLAQRWALSTAAILTRINQDAPYLLGGGPRNRDDYVKSAQDVLASSWGAQDAEKLRSTIEWLREQGHSASYEKAQGECNQLLAQYGPSLAFEQYYPAEASKYRFVQQYQHAIGQRSLLAWDAGRVVSVAGWGYLAGYIEEQEAWSYILPAATLLQRAYTSWQELSDHYIWGLMFWGGDPEPSQRAQAQLLQDSESPYVCIPWLTPISIPGVTPVWGQRWAGMYGLFGEPVFPHPQPQVSRHRDHAEIQLLKDYDGAQFVIDEGERRWKEQYEQCIGRDEWADDWGPLSRSTWDFNTQHELLKQFFADEEAFRQLEQENPNQVEQELQRRGYRSVGQFFRVRITMSKHFATPGGSWLAQAAFDDIDTQNAMMQAFRANQDSSAEKALAAHPQLTAPIEGIDLKAMAALAAHQTSGTAGQDWLNVLGQYRLDEAGYARVSEGWRQRFQNDPSGVLGQSYSKIYSDALGEVQKARVASGAAKEISFEFYCEVAGAQVAWGQKGLDPNVEIERVFGMSMLDFSMAGMPWGTKMATDMNLLSRYMQLLDQYTLKHGGSVAQPEPDEDEDDDEPDEPDEDDDDDDDDDDDF is encoded by the coding sequence ATGCTCCTCGCGCAGCGCTGGGCCCTCTCGACCGCAGCCATCTTGACCCGCATCAACCAGGATGCGCCGTATCTGTTGGGGGGCGGCCCGCGAAACCGGGATGACTACGTCAAATCTGCCCAGGACGTGCTCGCGAGCTCTTGGGGAGCTCAGGACGCTGAGAAGCTTCGCAGCACCATCGAGTGGCTGCGCGAGCAGGGGCACAGCGCCAGCTACGAGAAGGCGCAAGGCGAGTGTAACCAGTTGCTCGCCCAGTACGGCCCGTCCCTCGCCTTCGAGCAATATTACCCCGCGGAAGCGTCCAAGTATCGCTTCGTGCAGCAATACCAACACGCCATCGGGCAACGCAGCCTGCTCGCGTGGGACGCGGGCCGCGTCGTATCAGTCGCTGGTTGGGGCTACCTCGCTGGGTACATCGAGGAGCAAGAGGCCTGGAGTTACATCTTGCCCGCGGCGACGTTGCTGCAACGCGCCTACACCTCCTGGCAGGAGCTGAGCGACCACTACATTTGGGGGCTGATGTTCTGGGGAGGCGACCCCGAACCATCCCAGCGCGCTCAAGCGCAGCTCTTGCAGGACTCGGAGTCGCCTTATGTGTGTATTCCGTGGCTGACTCCGATTTCGATCCCCGGGGTAACGCCGGTGTGGGGACAGCGCTGGGCGGGCATGTACGGCTTGTTCGGGGAGCCCGTTTTTCCTCACCCCCAACCCCAGGTCTCACGCCACCGCGACCACGCCGAGATACAGCTCCTGAAAGACTACGATGGCGCGCAGTTCGTGATCGACGAAGGTGAGCGGCGCTGGAAGGAGCAGTACGAGCAGTGCATCGGGCGCGATGAGTGGGCCGACGACTGGGGGCCGCTGTCGCGTAGCACCTGGGATTTCAACACCCAGCACGAGTTGCTCAAGCAGTTCTTCGCCGATGAAGAAGCCTTCAGGCAGCTGGAACAGGAGAACCCGAACCAGGTGGAGCAGGAGCTACAACGTCGGGGCTATCGCTCCGTGGGACAGTTCTTTCGCGTGCGCATCACGATGTCGAAGCACTTCGCGACCCCCGGCGGTAGCTGGCTCGCTCAAGCGGCGTTCGACGATATCGACACTCAAAACGCGATGATGCAGGCGTTCCGTGCGAACCAGGACTCCAGCGCCGAGAAGGCCCTCGCCGCGCATCCGCAGCTGACGGCTCCCATTGAGGGCATCGATCTCAAGGCGATGGCGGCGCTCGCCGCGCATCAGACCAGCGGTACCGCGGGGCAAGACTGGTTGAACGTGCTCGGGCAGTATCGCCTGGACGAAGCCGGCTACGCGCGGGTCAGCGAGGGCTGGAGACAGCGCTTTCAGAATGACCCTTCCGGAGTGCTCGGCCAGAGCTACTCGAAGATCTACTCCGACGCTCTGGGCGAGGTGCAGAAGGCCCGGGTCGCGAGCGGCGCCGCCAAGGAGATCAGCTTCGAGTTCTACTGCGAGGTTGCTGGCGCCCAGGTTGCCTGGGGGCAGAAGGGGCTCGACCCCAACGTCGAGATCGAGCGCGTCTTTGGCATGAGCATGTTGGATTTCAGCATGGCTGGTATGCCGTGGGGAACCAAGATGGCGACCGACATGAACCTGTTGTCGCGCTACATGCAGCTCCTCGACCAGTACACCTTGAAGCACGGCGGGAGCGTCGCTCAGCCGGAGCCGGACGAAGACGAAGACGACGACGAACCCGACGAGCCGGACGAGGATGATGACGACGACGATGACGATGACGACGACTTTTGA
- a CDS encoding nitroreductase family deazaflavin-dependent oxidoreductase — MPGTVDKQPPSGLMRAFLRAPIWIYRANLGWLMGQRFLYLRHIGRKSGQERRAVVEVVNYDQSRDCWYVASGWGEGANWFRNVQAHPDVTITVGRRTVDVHGEVVEAEEAAQALLSYSQRYPTAYNKLSKMCTGAEQPATQAGAARFAARVPLVRFTPRAAN, encoded by the coding sequence ATGCCAGGCACAGTCGACAAGCAGCCGCCGAGTGGTCTGATGCGCGCCTTCTTGCGTGCTCCGATCTGGATCTATCGCGCCAACCTCGGTTGGTTGATGGGCCAACGCTTCTTGTACCTGCGGCACATCGGTCGCAAGAGCGGCCAGGAGCGACGCGCGGTGGTGGAAGTCGTGAACTACGACCAATCCAGGGACTGCTGGTACGTCGCTTCGGGTTGGGGGGAGGGAGCGAACTGGTTTCGCAACGTTCAGGCGCACCCTGACGTGACCATTACCGTGGGGAGACGAACCGTGGACGTCCACGGCGAGGTCGTGGAGGCGGAGGAGGCCGCCCAAGCTCTGCTCAGCTACAGCCAGCGTTACCCCACGGCCTACAACAAGCTCTCCAAGATGTGTACCGGTGCGGAGCAACCCGCCACCCAGGCAGGTGCCGCTCGCTTTGCGGCTCGGGTGCCTTTGGTGCGCTTCACGCCGCGCGCCGCCAATTGA
- a CDS encoding ComC/BlpC family peptide pheromone/bacteriocin — protein sequence MDGQVRARLNGEALAAGGRTWDAAGGPQVLLGSGQYYLAMTGGPSTMGVEGSGVGYFGMAAAGGILP from the coding sequence CTGGACGGTCAGGTGAGGGCGCGCCTCAACGGCGAAGCGCTCGCCGCGGGCGGCCGAACCTGGGACGCCGCAGGCGGCCCTCAGGTGCTGCTCGGCTCGGGTCAGTACTACCTCGCCATGACCGGCGGCCCCTCCACGATGGGCGTGGAAGGCAGCGGTGTTGGCTACTTTGGAATGGCTGCCGCCGGCGGGATTTTACCGTAG
- a CDS encoding CocE/NonD family hydrolase — translation MRRPLIALVLVASLASLSGCTDEYVESSAELEASFKVRETVEQLIVSHATPGTELVVNDKDGSEVARGNADELGSLMFRELPPGNGYRVVDQATGEQSRSLEVWDRDSHKPDQDFYSSQVLVAGSNYIETRDGTKLSVYITLPGPIEDGPYPTIVNYSGYNPSEPGGPLDLGGIPTSLCTQFPTICDAPKDPSAMIGSFMGYATVGVNVRGTGCSGGAYDFFETMQVLDGYDVIEAVAAQPWVLHGKVGMTGLSYPGISQLFVAQTTPPHLAAITPLSVIADTASSTLAPGGIYNDGFALSWAEAVLDGAEPYGQGWEQARVDGGDEICEENQLLHGQAVDAVAKALDTPFYDPKITDPLNPSLFAKNIDVPVFVAGAWQDEQTGGHFPALFDKFTNAPVHKFTVYNGAHMDGFAPQILSEWKTFLDIYVAQTIPSVDPTLRAAGPVLFEQIFGAPVELGPDRFADYATWEEAKAAYEAEDDLRVIFEVGEKEGGTAYAPEGAFEERFASWPIPGTEAMRFYLEPDGSLGEAPPTTGDDSGSSFNFDKDLSHVRNMGGNNPGVIDPDWNWTTPPAGDAIAFETPALDQDLVFVGHASADLYVRSTADDADIQVNVTEVLPSGNEVYVQSGQLRASQRKLASDATELRPIQTHLEADAAPLPAGQWELARVEILPFGHVFRKGSKIRILINTPGGNHARWTFVVKELPDGTVHSVAHSMMHPSSVVFSHLPQVTAPAQTAECTLRAQPCREYMSIDNTAFKP, via the coding sequence GTGAGACGCCCCCTGATTGCTTTGGTTTTGGTTGCCTCCCTCGCCTCCCTGAGCGGCTGCACCGATGAATACGTCGAGTCCTCCGCAGAGCTGGAGGCAAGCTTCAAGGTTCGCGAGACCGTGGAGCAACTGATCGTCAGCCACGCGACACCGGGCACGGAGCTCGTGGTCAATGACAAGGACGGTAGCGAGGTCGCGCGCGGCAACGCCGACGAGTTGGGCAGCTTGATGTTCCGTGAGTTACCTCCCGGAAATGGCTACCGCGTGGTCGATCAAGCCACCGGGGAGCAGAGCCGTTCCCTCGAGGTGTGGGACCGTGACAGTCACAAGCCGGATCAAGATTTCTACTCGTCCCAGGTGCTCGTCGCAGGCAGCAACTACATCGAGACGCGGGACGGCACGAAGCTCAGCGTGTACATCACGCTGCCCGGCCCCATCGAGGATGGGCCGTATCCGACGATTGTGAACTACTCGGGCTACAACCCGTCAGAGCCCGGTGGCCCGCTAGACCTCGGTGGTATTCCGACGTCGCTGTGCACTCAGTTTCCGACCATCTGCGACGCGCCTAAGGATCCGAGCGCGATGATCGGCTCATTCATGGGCTACGCGACGGTGGGCGTGAACGTGCGCGGCACTGGATGTTCGGGTGGCGCGTACGACTTCTTCGAGACGATGCAGGTGCTCGACGGCTACGACGTGATCGAGGCGGTCGCCGCACAGCCGTGGGTGCTGCATGGCAAGGTCGGCATGACGGGGCTGTCGTACCCTGGCATCTCTCAGCTGTTCGTCGCGCAGACCACCCCACCGCATCTGGCGGCCATCACACCGCTCTCGGTGATCGCCGACACGGCGTCGTCCACGCTTGCCCCCGGTGGGATCTACAACGACGGCTTCGCGCTTTCCTGGGCCGAAGCGGTGCTCGATGGCGCGGAGCCTTATGGCCAAGGCTGGGAGCAGGCGCGCGTCGATGGCGGCGACGAAATCTGCGAGGAGAATCAGCTGCTGCACGGCCAGGCGGTAGATGCCGTAGCGAAGGCGCTGGATACGCCATTCTACGACCCGAAAATCACCGATCCGCTGAACCCCAGCTTGTTCGCGAAGAACATCGACGTACCCGTCTTCGTGGCAGGCGCCTGGCAAGACGAACAAACCGGCGGCCATTTCCCCGCGCTGTTCGACAAGTTCACCAACGCGCCGGTGCACAAGTTCACCGTCTACAACGGCGCCCACATGGACGGCTTCGCCCCGCAGATTTTATCCGAGTGGAAAACCTTCTTGGACATCTACGTGGCACAGACCATCCCGAGCGTAGACCCGACATTGCGCGCAGCTGGCCCCGTGCTGTTCGAGCAGATCTTCGGTGCGCCGGTGGAGCTGGGTCCCGATCGCTTCGCTGACTACGCAACCTGGGAAGAGGCCAAGGCAGCTTACGAGGCCGAAGACGACCTACGGGTGATCTTCGAGGTGGGCGAGAAGGAAGGCGGAACGGCCTATGCACCCGAAGGAGCCTTCGAGGAGCGCTTCGCCTCGTGGCCAATCCCCGGCACCGAAGCCATGCGCTTCTACCTGGAGCCAGACGGCAGCTTGGGAGAAGCGCCGCCCACGACGGGTGACGACTCGGGCTCCTCGTTCAACTTCGACAAGGACCTCAGCCACGTCCGCAACATGGGTGGCAATAACCCTGGGGTCATCGATCCCGACTGGAACTGGACGACGCCCCCTGCAGGGGACGCCATCGCCTTCGAGACGCCAGCGCTAGACCAAGACTTGGTGTTCGTGGGTCACGCGAGCGCAGACCTCTACGTCCGCTCCACCGCGGACGACGCCGACATCCAAGTCAACGTCACCGAGGTGTTGCCCAGCGGAAACGAGGTCTATGTGCAGAGCGGTCAGCTGCGCGCCAGCCAGCGCAAGCTAGCCAGCGACGCCACGGAGCTACGCCCGATCCAGACGCACCTGGAGGCCGACGCGGCGCCGCTGCCCGCTGGCCAGTGGGAGCTCGCGCGCGTCGAAATCCTGCCGTTTGGCCACGTGTTCCGCAAAGGCTCGAAGATCCGCATCCTGATCAACACCCCCGGCGGAAACCACGCGCGCTGGACCTTCGTGGTGAAGGAGCTACCCGACGGCACGGTGCACTCGGTGGCTCACTCGATGATGCACCCGTCGAGCGTCGTCTTCAGCCACCTGCCTCAAGTGACCGCGCCCGCGCAGACCGCCGAGTGCACCCTGCGCGCACAGCCGTGCCGCGAGTACATGAGCATCGACAACACGGCGTTCAAGCCGTGA
- a CDS encoding LysR family transcriptional regulator — MHLEKLRIFLQIVDAGSVSAAAKLVHLSQPAVSRNLQQLEEDLGVNLFEREGRGLRLTAAGRALVPEARALLTSFETMRKSLRGTAERSYHDLRLGTVDSVVSFLFGHLVAPLRDAFPELGLKLTTGRTAQLLERVASDDLDLALVAYSGEPPAERVTRIARYDLQYYGLKARFPELGQATTDAEIAAQFPLVEIEALPGQPTMIPAGAKSFARAGSLASVKALVLGGFGVGSLLDFMLNAGERQQLVRAGVPHDPSCAIYLAAGPGWRGARALEIEQCLVEHLRPHLCVD; from the coding sequence GTGCATCTCGAAAAGCTCCGTATTTTCTTGCAGATAGTCGACGCCGGTTCGGTCAGCGCCGCGGCCAAGCTGGTGCACCTGTCTCAGCCGGCGGTGAGCCGCAACCTGCAGCAGCTGGAAGAGGACTTGGGCGTCAATCTATTCGAGCGTGAGGGGCGGGGACTCCGACTGACCGCAGCCGGGCGTGCATTGGTTCCGGAGGCGCGGGCTTTGCTGACGAGCTTCGAAACCATGCGGAAATCCCTGCGGGGGACCGCCGAACGCAGCTACCACGATCTGCGCCTGGGCACGGTCGACAGCGTGGTGAGTTTTCTGTTTGGGCATTTGGTCGCGCCCTTGCGGGATGCATTCCCGGAGCTCGGCTTGAAGTTGACCACCGGGCGTACCGCCCAGCTGCTCGAACGCGTCGCGAGCGACGACTTGGATCTCGCGCTGGTTGCCTACTCTGGGGAGCCGCCCGCGGAGCGTGTGACTCGCATCGCGCGGTACGATTTGCAGTACTACGGGCTGAAAGCGCGCTTCCCGGAGCTAGGGCAGGCGACGACGGACGCCGAGATCGCCGCGCAATTTCCACTTGTGGAAATCGAAGCGCTACCCGGGCAGCCGACGATGATCCCCGCGGGCGCCAAGTCATTCGCTCGCGCGGGGAGCCTCGCTTCGGTGAAGGCGCTGGTGCTCGGTGGCTTTGGGGTCGGCTCGCTGCTGGACTTCATGTTGAATGCAGGCGAGCGCCAGCAGCTGGTACGGGCAGGCGTCCCCCACGACCCAAGCTGCGCCATCTATCTTGCGGCAGGGCCTGGCTGGCGTGGTGCGCGCGCGCTGGAGATCGAACAGTGCCTGGTGGAGCACCTGCGTCCGCACTTGTGCGTGGACTAG
- a CDS encoding zf-TFIIB domain-containing protein — translation MLMRCENCGAPQEFDQVTQVTECDYCGQNNFVQRPGETRTSSSPEHCPGCGYRLFGARTSTGFIWGCGHCGGVWLDLANCNQVANGSGTEVFEMAKRATSNARARGQDAKVPRACPVCEEKMAMSPVARGRFTVDACPQHGTFFDAGEIEAVHTYARDKQEAAKTGQPRVWNHTPTTAYELEAFQSALGKPSGDSDLGAILTGGAILLSLLAAGNNN, via the coding sequence ATGTTGATGCGTTGCGAGAACTGCGGAGCGCCGCAGGAGTTCGACCAGGTGACCCAAGTCACGGAGTGCGACTACTGTGGGCAGAACAACTTCGTGCAGCGCCCTGGGGAAACGCGCACCTCTTCCTCACCGGAGCACTGCCCGGGTTGCGGCTATCGGCTATTCGGGGCGCGTACCTCAACCGGCTTCATCTGGGGCTGCGGCCATTGCGGCGGTGTGTGGCTCGATTTGGCGAACTGCAATCAGGTGGCCAACGGATCCGGCACTGAGGTCTTCGAGATGGCCAAGCGCGCGACCAGCAACGCGCGGGCACGCGGTCAGGATGCCAAGGTGCCTCGCGCCTGCCCGGTGTGCGAGGAGAAGATGGCGATGTCTCCCGTCGCACGCGGTCGCTTCACGGTGGACGCCTGTCCGCAGCACGGCACCTTCTTCGATGCAGGCGAAATCGAAGCGGTGCACACCTACGCCCGCGACAAACAGGAAGCAGCCAAAACAGGTCAACCCCGGGTGTGGAACCACACGCCGACCACCGCCTACGAGCTCGAGGCCTTCCAGTCCGCGTTAGGCAAGCCTTCTGGCGATTCGGACCTGGGCGCCATCCTAACCGGCGGCGCGATCTTGCTCTCGCTGCTAGCAGCTGGAAACAACAACTAG
- a CDS encoding transglutaminase, with translation MAGKRVAGLVLMSLLRAVWWALVILLPLLGVWLASSLAAYLNGPRWLAFIAGVLLFPVGPILWDRLAERRRAKREQKRADLRQKARILTTGDRWVLRTLALNLCFLAVLAAWYPTQAFAALATRGDWFVEGSNGAFADSVRSFKLVAADSLEFLYNAAHDNPFRDGADESHDVEDPEAGHGLGVGSATPVPSGSTAPTARVPEPTPSVAASSNPAPSSNPAPSSNPTPSGSTPQPQPEPQPQPQPQPKPEPVAQRHEYPFPRTLHPLVQSIPASDEVSVEAVGNYIKAHEPDAFMRVKALHDYVADRIAYDGPSYVAGKYPPWDAPTVLKTRLAVCAGYAKLLEALGKVTGDRILYVTGDARVGNSPPSGNGHAWNVAQIDGAWYLLDPTWDSGSLDGSTFTKRYSTDYLFAPPKVMGITHFPDDAKWQLREPKISRAEFLDQPVLRPWFFSNRLSLLTPRSAQVTVHGRFEARIDNPLGRFFMVYARPTKGGQEVRCDSVQRDEVDISCNLPRGEYQVQVYVGMQQYNATYPNAAEFQVFSN, from the coding sequence GTGGCGGGGAAACGCGTGGCTGGGCTCGTGCTGATGTCGCTGCTGCGCGCCGTTTGGTGGGCGCTCGTCATCTTGCTGCCTTTGCTTGGCGTGTGGCTGGCTTCGAGTCTTGCGGCCTACCTGAATGGGCCGCGTTGGCTGGCGTTCATTGCTGGTGTCCTGCTGTTCCCGGTTGGCCCCATCTTGTGGGATCGACTGGCTGAGCGCCGCAGGGCGAAGCGTGAGCAAAAGCGTGCCGATCTACGACAGAAGGCGCGCATCCTCACGACCGGTGACCGCTGGGTGCTGCGCACACTGGCGCTCAATCTCTGTTTCCTTGCGGTACTGGCCGCGTGGTATCCGACCCAAGCTTTCGCAGCGCTCGCGACCCGCGGCGACTGGTTCGTCGAAGGTTCGAACGGCGCGTTCGCCGACAGCGTACGCTCCTTCAAGCTGGTGGCCGCGGACTCCCTGGAGTTCCTGTACAACGCCGCCCACGACAACCCGTTTCGCGATGGGGCTGACGAGAGCCATGACGTCGAGGACCCCGAAGCGGGCCACGGACTGGGCGTTGGCTCGGCGACACCAGTCCCCAGCGGGAGCACCGCACCCACGGCGCGAGTCCCCGAACCGACGCCCAGCGTTGCGGCGAGCAGCAACCCAGCGCCGAGCAGCAATCCAGCGCCGAGTAGCAACCCGACGCCCAGCGGTTCAACGCCCCAGCCGCAGCCAGAGCCGCAACCGCAGCCGCAACCACAGCCCAAGCCCGAGCCTGTTGCACAGCGCCACGAGTATCCGTTTCCCCGCACCCTGCATCCCTTGGTGCAGAGCATCCCCGCGAGCGACGAAGTCAGCGTGGAGGCCGTGGGCAACTACATCAAGGCGCACGAGCCCGATGCATTCATGCGCGTGAAGGCGCTGCACGACTACGTCGCCGATCGCATCGCGTACGACGGTCCGAGCTATGTCGCCGGCAAGTACCCGCCCTGGGACGCCCCGACGGTGCTCAAGACGCGCCTGGCGGTATGCGCTGGCTACGCGAAGCTCTTGGAGGCACTCGGAAAGGTGACTGGCGACCGCATCCTGTACGTCACCGGGGACGCGCGCGTTGGCAACTCACCTCCGTCGGGAAACGGACACGCGTGGAACGTCGCGCAGATCGATGGCGCTTGGTACCTGCTCGATCCGACCTGGGACTCGGGGTCTCTGGATGGCTCTACCTTCACCAAACGGTACAGCACGGACTACCTGTTCGCTCCGCCCAAGGTGATGGGCATCACCCATTTCCCTGACGATGCCAAGTGGCAGCTCCGGGAACCCAAGATTAGCCGCGCGGAATTTTTAGATCAGCCGGTGCTGCGACCCTGGTTCTTCAGCAATCGACTGTCGTTGCTCACACCCAGGAGCGCCCAGGTCACCGTGCACGGGCGCTTCGAGGCGCGCATCGACAACCCGTTGGGGCGCTTCTTCATGGTGTACGCCCGGCCCACGAAGGGAGGTCAGGAGGTGCGCTGCGATAGTGTCCAGCGTGACGAAGTGGACATCAGCTGCAACCTGCCGCGGGGTGAATACCAGGTGCAGGTCTACGTCGGTATGCAGCAATACAACGCCACTTACCCGAACGCCGCCGAGTTTCAGGTATTCTCGAACTGA